In the Methanocorpusculum vombati genome, one interval contains:
- a CDS encoding 30S ribosomal protein S6e: protein MVDFKVVLSDPKTGLSYKIDATGAAAGALLGKKIGTEVDGAPFGLNGYKITITGGSDKTGTPARPDLPGNGRRNLLLSDGFGFHATHDGERRRKSQRGNEIAADFVQVNAKISTYGEKPVAEIFAPAEEAAAE from the coding sequence ATGGTAGACTTTAAGGTCGTACTGTCAGACCCGAAAACCGGTCTTTCGTACAAAATAGATGCCACGGGCGCAGCTGCGGGTGCACTTCTGGGAAAGAAGATTGGCACCGAGGTTGACGGCGCTCCGTTTGGTCTGAATGGTTATAAGATTACAATCACCGGCGGCTCGGACAAAACCGGCACCCCCGCACGTCCGGACCTTCCGGGCAACGGCAGAAGAAACCTTCTTCTTTCCGACGGATTCGGTTTCCACGCAACCCACGACGGTGAGCGGAGAAGAAAGAGCCAGCGCGGCAATGAGATCGCTGCTGACTTTGTTCAGGTAAACGCGAAAATCTCCACCTACGGCGAAAAGCCGGTCGCAGAGATCTTTGCCCCTGCTGAAGAAGCAGCGGCAGAGTAA
- a CDS encoding DUF2240 family protein, translating to MNELETTVAAPFRHGRKERLSKMELVFYYVQDKRWMSQDQAKKLIDLAAKRGLLSKEGEENIYRCTSSLADVTIPLGFRPGDGIFAETAEEQDPVEALIDAIAAATGKARKDLAAEMQEISGHFDNLLVPEASVILLAKKYKVSTESYIPALRAAMREGQ from the coding sequence GTGAACGAACTGGAAACAACAGTTGCCGCACCCTTCCGGCACGGGAGAAAAGAACGGCTCAGTAAGATGGAGCTGGTGTTTTACTATGTGCAGGACAAACGGTGGATGAGTCAGGATCAGGCAAAAAAACTGATCGATCTTGCTGCAAAGCGCGGCCTTCTCAGTAAAGAGGGGGAGGAAAACATCTACCGCTGTACGTCCTCCCTCGCAGACGTAACCATACCTCTGGGATTTCGTCCGGGAGACGGGATCTTTGCCGAGACCGCAGAGGAGCAGGACCCAGTCGAGGCGCTGATCGATGCTATTGCCGCGGCAACCGGTAAAGCCAGAAAAGATCTTGCCGCAGAGATGCAGGAGATATCAGGACACTTCGACAATCTCCTTGTTCCGGAAGCCTCCGTCATCCTCCTTGCAAAAAAGTACAAAGTCAGTACTGAGTCCTACATACCCGCTCTGCGCGCAGCAATGCGCGAGGGGCAGTAA
- a CDS encoding 30S ribosomal protein S8e: protein MLWQGRSVRKSTGGRYHANRGKKRFEIGRSPADTIIGETRVKTIRVTGGNTKVRALRCEYANVSDKKTGKVQKVKINSVAENAANPNYVRRNLMTKGAIIATDLGKARIVSRPGQDGVINAVLLE from the coding sequence ATGCTTTGGCAAGGAAGATCAGTAAGAAAGTCCACCGGTGGCCGTTACCACGCCAACCGCGGCAAGAAGCGGTTCGAGATCGGCAGATCCCCGGCTGACACCATCATCGGAGAAACCCGGGTAAAGACCATCAGAGTAACCGGAGGCAACACGAAGGTCCGTGCACTCCGCTGTGAATACGCAAACGTCAGTGACAAAAAGACCGGAAAGGTCCAGAAGGTCAAGATCAACTCTGTTGCAGAAAATGCAGCAAACCCGAACTATGTTCGCCGGAACCTGATGACCAAGGGCGCAATCATTGCAACCGATCTCGGTAAAGCCCGCATCGTCAGCCGTCCGGGTCAGGATGGCGTTATCAACGCAGTCCTGCTCGAATAA
- the hypB gene encoding hydrogenase nickel incorporation protein HypB, protein MHHVDVHMEAEIYGANNRLAEHNAEHFKAHGVRAFDLLGAIGSGKTSFIEQIVPELKKRNLNTAAIAGDVYGDDDFQRIVKTGIPAFNANTGKECHLDAHLVHHALDHMNLDDIDVVFIENVGNMVCPTDFKLGAEKRIVVISTTEGDDVVNKHPMMFRDCQIAVINKVDLAEAVGCNVERMITDIKRYNPEMVIIKTNLRKGEGVAEVADAVLA, encoded by the coding sequence ATGCACCACGTGGATGTTCACATGGAGGCCGAGATTTACGGCGCCAACAACCGTCTCGCAGAACACAACGCCGAACACTTCAAAGCGCACGGTGTTCGCGCATTCGATCTCCTCGGAGCAATCGGCTCGGGCAAGACTTCATTTATTGAACAGATCGTTCCCGAACTCAAAAAGCGCAACCTCAACACCGCCGCAATTGCGGGTGATGTCTACGGCGACGACGACTTTCAGCGTATCGTCAAGACCGGCATTCCTGCATTCAACGCAAACACCGGAAAGGAGTGCCACTTAGACGCGCACCTCGTCCACCATGCCCTTGACCACATGAACCTCGATGATATCGACGTCGTCTTCATCGAAAACGTCGGCAACATGGTCTGTCCGACCGACTTCAAGCTCGGCGCAGAAAAGCGCATCGTTGTCATCTCCACTACCGAGGGTGACGACGTCGTCAACAAGCATCCGATGATGTTCCGTGACTGCCAGATCGCTGTCATCAACAAAGTTGATCTCGCCGAAGCTGTCGGCTGCAACGTAGAACGCATGATCACCGACATCAAACGCTACAACCCAGAAATGGTCATCATCAAGACCAACCTCCGCAAAGGAGAGGGTGTAGCCGAAGTTGCCGATGCTGTCCTTGCCTAA
- a CDS encoding signal recognition particle subunit SRP19/SEC65 family protein — protein MAIRFLYPCYFNAELTRSEGRRVAKTLAVASPNLAQVARAAKQCNLTVLDEERDVRHPAHWFSSDGRLRIEYEGSKEELLQKVAHKLSGK, from the coding sequence ATGGCAATTCGATTTCTCTACCCCTGCTACTTTAATGCAGAACTGACCCGCTCCGAGGGACGGCGTGTGGCAAAGACGCTTGCGGTCGCGTCACCGAATCTTGCACAGGTTGCGCGTGCGGCGAAGCAGTGCAATCTTACGGTACTTGATGAAGAGCGGGATGTGCGGCATCCGGCGCACTGGTTTTCCAGCGACGGCAGGCTGCGGATTGAGTATGAGGGAAGCAAAGAGGAACTGCTCCAAAAAGTTGCCCACAAACTGAGCGGGAAGTAA
- a CDS encoding histidinol phosphate phosphatase domain-containing protein, producing MYDFHCHTTMSDGELLPTELIRRMAVLGYTEMAISDHADFSNVRELIRAEEAVKRSAELYGIRLYSGIEITHVPPDQIDELARYAKGLGAEVVVVHGETITEPVAPGTNAAALSSAYVDILAHPGLITDEDTRLAARNSVLLEITSRGGHNRTNGHVLSAARRAGADVVIQSDAHGPGDLMSEHMRYLVARGAGMNEEETKSVLSQTFDSLFSS from the coding sequence ATGTACGATTTTCACTGCCATACAACCATGAGCGACGGAGAACTGCTGCCGACGGAATTAATCCGGCGGATGGCGGTTCTCGGATATACGGAGATGGCGATATCGGATCACGCGGATTTTTCCAATGTCCGGGAGTTAATCCGTGCCGAGGAGGCGGTGAAGCGGTCCGCGGAGCTGTACGGGATCCGGTTGTATTCAGGGATTGAGATTACGCATGTGCCGCCGGATCAGATTGATGAACTGGCGAGGTATGCAAAAGGTCTTGGCGCGGAGGTTGTGGTTGTGCACGGAGAAACGATTACAGAACCCGTCGCACCGGGAACGAATGCGGCGGCGCTTTCAAGTGCGTATGTGGATATTCTGGCACACCCCGGCCTGATCACAGATGAGGATACCCGCCTTGCGGCCAGGAACAGTGTGCTTCTTGAGATCACATCACGCGGAGGACACAACCGTACGAACGGGCATGTGCTGTCGGCTGCCCGTCGCGCGGGTGCGGATGTTGTGATACAGTCGGATGCGCACGGACCAGGGGATCTGATGAGTGAACACATGCGGTATCTGGTTGCACGCGGGGCAGGGATGAATGAAGAGGAGACAAAGAGCGTGCTTTCCCAGACGTTTGATTCTTTGTTTTCTTCATAA
- a CDS encoding H/ACA ribonucleoprotein complex subunit GAR1: MKFAGEVTAVLGRRLLVVRSDAGQLPPLYSEVADAGSRPVGKIVDLYGSVARPYLTVLCNDGVSAGVGDSLYVVPGSKPEMPKKRRHVSGYKGEGASRRPKTGGSIWKKKSRS; encoded by the coding sequence GTGAAGTTTGCAGGAGAGGTTACGGCAGTTCTTGGAAGACGGCTGCTTGTTGTCAGAAGTGATGCCGGACAGCTTCCGCCTTTGTATTCAGAGGTTGCAGATGCAGGCAGCCGCCCTGTAGGGAAGATCGTCGATCTCTACGGGAGCGTTGCACGGCCCTATCTTACCGTTTTATGCAATGACGGTGTTTCGGCAGGCGTCGGGGACAGTTTGTATGTTGTTCCCGGATCAAAGCCGGAAATGCCGAAAAAACGTCGTCATGTATCCGGATACAAGGGGGAGGGGGCTTCCCGCCGCCCGAAGACCGGAGGTTCAATATGGAAAAAGAAATCGAGAAGCTGA
- a CDS encoding transcription initiation factor IIB, with product MEKEIEKLRQLREEREKMKQRQSTAVEKVKEKQGGSDATATVCPECGSRQLVHDYERAELVCQHCGLVLDDDFIDRGPEWRAFDHDQRMKRSRVGAPMTFTIHDKGLSTMIDWRNRDSYGRAISSKNRAQLYRLRKWQRRIRVSNATERNLAFALSELDRMASALGLPRNVRETAAVVYRDAVDKNLIRGRSIEGVAAAALYAACRQCNVPRTLDEIAEVSRVSRKEIGRTYRFISRELGLKLLPTSPGDYVPRFCSGLGLKGEVQSRAMEILKQAGERELTSGRGPTGVAAAAIYISSILSGERRTQREVADVAGVTEVTIRNRYKELAEQLDIEIIL from the coding sequence ATGGAAAAAGAAATCGAGAAGCTGAGACAGTTACGAGAAGAGCGCGAGAAGATGAAGCAGCGGCAGAGTACCGCTGTCGAAAAGGTGAAGGAGAAGCAGGGCGGCAGTGATGCGACTGCGACGGTATGTCCGGAATGCGGCAGCCGCCAGCTTGTCCACGATTATGAACGTGCAGAGCTGGTGTGCCAGCACTGCGGTCTGGTGCTGGATGATGATTTCATCGACCGGGGACCGGAATGGCGTGCATTTGATCATGATCAGCGGATGAAGCGGTCACGTGTGGGCGCTCCGATGACCTTTACGATTCACGATAAGGGTCTGTCCACGATGATCGACTGGAGAAACCGTGACAGTTACGGCCGTGCGATTTCCTCGAAGAACCGTGCCCAGCTGTATCGGCTGAGAAAGTGGCAGCGCCGTATCAGAGTGTCCAATGCAACGGAGCGGAACCTTGCGTTTGCACTCTCGGAACTGGATCGTATGGCATCGGCTCTGGGTCTCCCGAGAAACGTGCGCGAGACGGCTGCAGTTGTGTACCGTGATGCGGTGGATAAGAATCTGATCCGCGGACGGAGTATTGAAGGTGTTGCGGCAGCGGCTTTGTATGCGGCATGCCGTCAGTGCAATGTCCCAAGAACGCTGGATGAGATTGCCGAAGTGTCGCGTGTTTCCCGCAAGGAGATCGGCAGAACATACCGGTTCATCTCCCGTGAACTTGGCCTGAAACTGCTGCCGACGTCTCCGGGCGATTATGTGCCGCGGTTCTGTTCGGGTCTTGGTCTGAAGGGCGAGGTGCAGTCGCGTGCGATGGAGATTCTGAAACAGGCAGGCGAACGTGAGCTGACAAGCGGGCGCGGTCCGACGGGTGTTGCGGCGGCTGCGATCTATATTTCGTCAATTCTCTCAGGAGAACGGAGAACGCAGCGTGAAGTTGCGGATGTTGCGGGTGTGACGGAGGTCACCATTCGGAACAGATATAAGGAATTGGCAGAACAATTAGATATTGAGATTATTCTCTGA
- a CDS encoding efflux RND transporter permease subunit has protein sequence MISPFEKINQFITRYPFVIGCILIIMILIGIYGATGVTMNTTIQTPDKTDHASYVYQDYRDNFQTSSIVMMVQTGDVRDVNVMKNIVAFEELLRQQNGVLDVESVYDLILAYNGGIVPENQEIADLLFSQVPESVLAGSMPNNQLLLVKIDPTTGMTDANQQTLLDTLAALQPLANVPPGVTLTFTGTAALHKDMGTSLGNDVGKLLGSAFILMITALVVLFHHARYTLLSIVSVMNGLLMTFGIMGLFHIPLSMATMGALPILLGIGIDYAIQFHSRLDDEIRTHPLAEALRITITKTGSAVFFAMIASALGFVAMQVSTLPDIRQFGAVAILGLVCCYISAILIIPLAAILTDYRPREIKAPKPGARPPLSVRYNAFLKGAALHITKYAVPILLILCVIGVAGLYVDEEIPINTDIKTYVPADMPALISINTVTNAIGDLDGLQVEVTGGNILSPDVLAWMYDWGNNELASHAWRFTSVESIATLIVSANNGVLPESQEEIDEVLAGIPAEKQRPYLNGGQSAVISFGMNSMSLATERSLAEQITRDIVFYQPPPGVEAVVTGTPYSDVELMEEMNIGKLQMTILAFAVIFVFLSLLYRSMGKAAVPLIPIVLIIGWNGAAMYLLGIEYNILTATMGAMTIGVAAEYCIMMVERIYEEMATHDTLTAVLEGTGKIGAAITVSATATMAAFSALIVSDFPIISVFGIVTVIAMAFTLFGAIVAVPAAASLLLRSSGQKAPAV, from the coding sequence ATGATATCCCCATTTGAGAAAATCAATCAGTTCATTACCAGATACCCGTTTGTAATCGGCTGTATTCTCATTATCATGATCCTCATCGGCATTTACGGTGCAACAGGTGTCACTATGAACACCACAATTCAGACGCCGGACAAAACCGATCACGCCTCCTATGTGTATCAGGATTATCGCGATAACTTTCAGACGAGTTCAATCGTAATGATGGTACAGACCGGGGATGTCCGCGATGTGAATGTGATGAAAAACATCGTTGCGTTCGAAGAACTTCTCCGGCAGCAGAACGGCGTACTGGATGTAGAGAGCGTTTACGATCTGATTCTTGCATACAACGGAGGAATTGTCCCGGAGAATCAGGAGATTGCAGACCTCCTGTTTTCCCAGGTCCCAGAGAGTGTTCTTGCGGGCAGCATGCCCAACAATCAGCTCCTTTTAGTCAAAATTGATCCGACAACCGGCATGACGGATGCAAACCAGCAGACACTTCTGGACACCCTTGCAGCCCTTCAGCCGCTGGCCAATGTTCCGCCGGGAGTTACTCTGACCTTTACCGGAACTGCGGCGCTTCACAAAGACATGGGAACAAGCCTCGGCAATGATGTCGGCAAACTTCTCGGCTCGGCGTTCATTCTGATGATTACTGCGCTTGTTGTTCTGTTCCATCACGCACGCTACACCCTTTTATCGATTGTTTCGGTGATGAACGGTCTGCTGATGACATTCGGCATTATGGGGCTGTTTCATATCCCGCTGTCGATGGCGACAATGGGAGCTCTGCCGATTCTTTTAGGGATCGGCATTGATTATGCGATTCAGTTCCATTCGCGGCTTGATGATGAGATACGCACGCATCCGCTCGCCGAGGCGCTGCGGATTACGATCACGAAGACCGGATCTGCGGTATTCTTTGCAATGATTGCAAGCGCTCTCGGATTTGTGGCGATGCAGGTCTCGACCCTGCCGGATATCCGGCAGTTCGGGGCAGTTGCGATTCTCGGTCTTGTCTGCTGTTACATCTCGGCGATTCTCATCATCCCGCTTGCAGCGATTCTGACCGACTACCGCCCCCGTGAGATCAAAGCTCCGAAACCCGGGGCAAGACCCCCTCTTTCGGTGCGCTACAATGCATTCCTGAAAGGGGCTGCCCTCCATATTACAAAGTACGCAGTTCCCATTCTTCTGATTCTCTGTGTTATCGGTGTTGCGGGGTTGTATGTTGATGAGGAGATCCCCATCAACACAGACATCAAAACCTATGTGCCCGCCGACATGCCGGCACTTATCAGCATCAACACCGTGACGAATGCCATCGGAGATCTGGACGGCCTGCAGGTGGAGGTGACCGGCGGCAATATTCTGAGTCCGGATGTGCTTGCGTGGATGTATGACTGGGGCAACAATGAACTTGCGTCGCATGCATGGCGGTTTACGAGCGTTGAGAGCATTGCCACTTTGATCGTTTCGGCAAACAATGGTGTTCTGCCCGAGTCCCAAGAGGAGATTGATGAGGTTCTTGCAGGGATTCCTGCGGAGAAACAGCGGCCGTATCTCAATGGTGGTCAGTCGGCGGTTATCTCGTTTGGGATGAACTCGATGTCACTTGCAACGGAGCGATCACTTGCAGAACAGATTACCCGTGACATTGTATTCTATCAGCCGCCGCCGGGAGTTGAGGCGGTTGTTACCGGAACGCCGTACTCGGATGTTGAGCTGATGGAGGAGATGAACATCGGCAAATTACAGATGACGATTCTCGCATTTGCGGTGATCTTTGTGTTCCTGTCGCTTCTGTACCGGAGCATGGGAAAAGCTGCGGTGCCGCTGATTCCGATTGTCTTAATCATCGGCTGGAACGGGGCGGCGATGTATCTCCTTGGCATTGAGTACAACATCCTCACGGCAACAATGGGTGCAATGACGATAGGCGTAGCCGCCGAGTACTGTATTATGATGGTTGAACGGATCTATGAGGAGATGGCAACCCATGACACACTGACTGCGGTACTGGAAGGGACCGGCAAAATCGGTGCGGCGATTACCGTATCTGCGACAGCGACGATGGCGGCGTTTTCAGCGCTGATCGTTTCGGATTTTCCGATCATCAGTGTGTTCGGTATTGTGACGGTGATTGCGATGGCATTCACGCTGTTCGGTGCGATTGTTGCCGTTCCTGCAGCTGCATCGCTTCTTCTGCGCAGCAGCGGACAAAAGGCACCAGCGGTATGA
- a CDS encoding acylphosphatase → MEVLFSGKVQKVGFRACVKNAGQSLGLCGEVENLPDGRVRALVTGEDMVIEKFLSMVYTCPRAIIREVAVSEYVLTEFPDFTVRRE, encoded by the coding sequence ATGGAAGTTCTCTTCTCCGGAAAAGTGCAGAAGGTCGGCTTTCGCGCCTGCGTGAAGAATGCCGGTCAGAGCCTTGGTCTTTGCGGCGAGGTGGAGAATCTGCCCGACGGGCGGGTACGTGCCCTGGTGACCGGCGAAGACATGGTCATCGAGAAGTTTCTTTCGATGGTGTACACCTGTCCGCGCGCGATTATCCGCGAGGTTGCCGTGTCGGAGTATGTGCTGACAGAATTTCCGGATTTTACGGTGCGGCGCGAGTGA
- a CDS encoding pyruvate kinase alpha/beta domain-containing protein, with protein sequence MKTTKTITYFDSPGPENTEDCAALAVERATELGLTTIVAASSGGATARAFARAVAGTNIRLVIVTHAVGFSSPGVWEFDATLAEELRAAGHTIVCGTHALSGLERALSRSPRVGGGSRTEAIAEAFRRTIAVGLKVAVECVLIAADQGAVSVTGEVVAVGGTEEGADTVLVIRPAHTASFFDLQVREVVAMPRNR encoded by the coding sequence ATGAAAACGACGAAGACGATTACCTATTTCGACAGTCCCGGTCCGGAGAATACGGAGGACTGTGCGGCGCTTGCGGTTGAACGCGCGACCGAACTTGGTCTGACCACGATTGTTGCGGCAAGTTCGGGAGGTGCTACGGCGCGGGCATTTGCCAGAGCGGTTGCAGGTACGAACATCCGTCTGGTAATTGTGACACATGCGGTCGGATTTTCTTCCCCGGGCGTGTGGGAGTTTGATGCAACACTTGCAGAGGAGCTTCGTGCTGCCGGACACACGATTGTCTGCGGAACGCATGCCCTGTCCGGTCTGGAACGTGCCCTGTCCCGTTCACCACGAGTAGGCGGCGGGTCACGCACCGAAGCTATAGCCGAAGCGTTCCGCCGGACAATTGCGGTTGGTCTGAAGGTTGCGGTGGAGTGTGTGCTCATCGCGGCGGATCAGGGCGCAGTCAGCGTAACCGGTGAGGTTGTTGCGGTCGGCGGAACAGAAGAAGGAGCGGATACCGTTCTGGTGATCCGGCCTGCGCACACGGCATCGTTTTTTGATCTGCAGGTGCGCGAAGTTGTGGCAATGCCCAGAAACCGGTGA
- the npdG gene encoding NADPH-dependent F420 reductase, giving the protein MKIGIIGGTGDIGKGLSLRISDKHEIILGSREAAKACEAADATVCTLRDRNCTGLCHGASNEEAVRDADIVVISLPFQHVAPTLAGINPTYLENKIVISPVNPMGKKDGYFFFDRPEEGSAALAIQKMLPASAKLVTAFNNIAAHKWTLLDEELDYTVAVCGDDAEAKKVVMQLVSEVSRLQAVDAGPLAVAGIVESITPLVLNIAKFNGLKDVGVHFG; this is encoded by the coding sequence GTGAAGATAGGTATTATTGGTGGTACGGGAGATATCGGGAAGGGTCTGTCCCTCCGGATCTCTGATAAGCATGAGATTATCCTTGGTTCCCGTGAGGCTGCCAAGGCCTGTGAAGCGGCAGATGCTACGGTCTGTACACTTCGTGACCGTAACTGTACGGGTCTCTGTCATGGTGCTTCCAATGAAGAGGCCGTGCGGGATGCGGATATTGTGGTGATTTCCCTGCCGTTCCAGCATGTTGCCCCGACACTTGCGGGGATTAACCCAACGTATCTGGAGAACAAGATTGTGATCTCCCCGGTGAACCCTATGGGAAAGAAGGATGGTTATTTCTTCTTTGACCGGCCCGAAGAGGGATCGGCAGCTCTTGCGATTCAGAAAATGCTGCCCGCATCTGCAAAGCTTGTTACGGCATTCAATAATATTGCAGCGCATAAGTGGACTCTTCTTGATGAGGAGCTGGATTATACGGTTGCGGTCTGCGGCGATGATGCAGAGGCGAAGAAGGTGGTGATGCAGCTGGTTTCCGAGGTTTCCAGGCTTCAGGCAGTAGATGCCGGTCCGCTTGCGGTTGCAGGTATTGTGGAGAGTATTACCCCGCTTGTTCTGAATATTGCGAAGTTTAACGGTCTGAAAGACGTGGGCGTGCACTTCGGCTAA
- a CDS encoding Glu/Leu/Phe/Val family dehydrogenase translates to MSKVNPFEMAQQQLLDCAKILKLDQGVVDILMQPQRQIQVSIPVKMDDGTTRVFQGFRVQYNNALGPYKGGIRYHPEETIDTVRALSAWMTWKCSVLGLPLGGGKGGIICNPKEMSKGELERLSRGYIRAMWKNLGPDTDVPAPDVYTDGQIMAWMMDEYSTIQGKNQFGLLTGKPLVVGGSLGRSDSTARGGLFTLREAAKELKLDLSKAKIAILGFGNAGNFAATLSQEMFGSTIVAVTDSKGGIYDANGLDIAAVNAHKKATKSVIGYKGLKTLTNDEVMALPVDVIIAAAPDEGAINEKVAPTVKAKVICELANGPTTPEGDAILHKNGVHVIPDFLCNAGGVTVSYYEMVQNMYMHYWTLDDVYAKLDAAMTSSYHAVLDASKEYKINMRQAAYVVAVKRVVEAMKIRGWV, encoded by the coding sequence ATGTCGAAGGTAAACCCGTTTGAAATGGCCCAGCAGCAGCTTTTGGACTGTGCAAAGATCCTCAAGCTGGATCAGGGCGTTGTCGACATCCTCATGCAGCCGCAGAGGCAGATTCAGGTTTCCATCCCGGTGAAGATGGATGATGGTACGACCCGGGTTTTCCAGGGGTTCCGTGTGCAGTATAACAATGCACTCGGTCCATACAAGGGCGGTATCCGCTATCACCCGGAAGAGACCATTGACACTGTTCGTGCACTGTCTGCATGGATGACCTGGAAGTGTTCTGTTCTTGGTCTGCCGCTCGGCGGAGGCAAGGGCGGTATCATCTGCAACCCGAAGGAGATGTCCAAGGGTGAACTTGAGCGCCTGAGCCGCGGATACATCCGTGCAATGTGGAAGAACCTTGGTCCGGACACTGATGTTCCGGCACCGGATGTATATACCGACGGCCAGATTATGGCCTGGATGATGGATGAGTACTCTACGATTCAGGGCAAGAACCAGTTCGGTCTTCTGACCGGCAAGCCGCTTGTTGTCGGCGGATCTCTTGGACGCAGTGATTCCACTGCCCGCGGCGGTCTCTTTACCCTGCGTGAGGCAGCAAAAGAGCTGAAGCTGGATCTCTCCAAGGCAAAGATCGCAATCCTTGGTTTCGGAAATGCCGGCAACTTTGCAGCAACCCTTTCCCAGGAGATGTTTGGCTCAACCATCGTCGCCGTTACGGATTCAAAGGGCGGCATCTACGATGCAAACGGTCTGGATATTGCAGCAGTCAATGCCCACAAGAAGGCAACCAAGTCCGTCATCGGCTACAAGGGCTTAAAGACCCTGACGAACGATGAGGTCATGGCTCTGCCGGTTGATGTGATCATCGCCGCAGCGCCTGATGAGGGAGCAATCAACGAGAAAGTTGCACCGACGGTAAAGGCAAAGGTCATCTGTGAGCTTGCAAACGGCCCGACGACTCCGGAGGGAGATGCAATTCTCCACAAGAATGGTGTTCATGTTATCCCTGACTTCCTGTGCAATGCAGGCGGCGTGACTGTTTCCTACTACGAGATGGTGCAGAACATGTACATGCACTACTGGACGCTGGATGATGTTTATGCAAAGCTTGATGCTGCAATGACCTCATCCTATCACGCGGTACTGGATGCATCCAAGGAATACAAGATCAACATGCGTCAGGCAGCATATGTTGTTGCAGTAAAGCGCGTTGTTGAGGCAATGAAGATTCGCGGCTGGGTATAA
- a CDS encoding winged helix-turn-helix domain-containing protein, with protein sequence MTASKSTCELYLPLLKALADGKPKQIAALPDKTGQIYCVLPDDLGIREPKDGSCDYLEPMIAASTELAKACLITKSADNTCQITERGLALLKENPSVVDDAVLRRYPEYTKR encoded by the coding sequence ATGACAGCGTCAAAAAGTACCTGTGAACTGTATCTGCCGCTTTTGAAGGCTCTTGCCGATGGAAAGCCGAAGCAGATTGCAGCACTTCCGGATAAGACCGGCCAGATTTACTGCGTACTGCCCGATGATCTCGGTATCCGCGAGCCAAAAGACGGGTCATGCGATTATCTTGAGCCGATGATTGCAGCAAGTACTGAGCTTGCAAAGGCATGTCTGATTACGAAGTCCGCGGACAATACCTGCCAGATTACGGAACGCGGTCTTGCACTTCTGAAGGAGAATCCTTCGGTTGTTGACGATGCGGTTCTCCGGAGGTATCCGGAGTACACGAAGCGGTAA